Proteins encoded together in one Candidatus Woesearchaeota archaeon window:
- a CDS encoding flippase, which produces MVKIKESFKINKRRTQKTKGVRGKNKLKELFKYIKTGIKEKGLIKFGKEFLFENKTTQQTIMKNTFWLFLAEISNKILLFLTTVLIANILGALKYGQFNFAISFATLFSVLIDFGLSTYSIREIAKNKFFLNNNLITITQIKLILSATAVILGSGIYFIIGYPIELFAFVLLAFTWTIIQNFSEYVLYISQGLEKMHFVAIGKILYATLLIGSIAAITTINSTINFIFLSYIAASLITLVIIAYLVLKKTNFSNTLLEFKQTYELIKESWPFALSILVNALYTYIDISILALFVSFDLIGIYSVSVKILLLLYALGGILASASFPAISRITKTSKSQVKKLINKTIIINIGISIFAIIISLLMDKIIFQIIGSEFSQSYVPFRILLISLPFLYTRLIFGNYLKASNNQLKYFGIILLGAIINISLNFLLIPNFSYLGAAIATTLSEIAVFSISTITYFKLINQRNT; this is translated from the coding sequence TTGGTGAAAATTAAGGAAAGCTTTAAAATAAATAAAAGAAGAACACAAAAAACAAAAGGCGTTAGGGGCAAAAATAAGTTGAAAGAACTCTTCAAATACATAAAGACAGGAATAAAAGAAAAAGGACTAATTAAGTTTGGAAAAGAGTTTTTGTTTGAAAATAAAACAACGCAGCAAACAATAATGAAGAATACGTTTTGGTTGTTCTTGGCAGAAATATCAAATAAAATACTATTATTTTTAACAACAGTACTAATTGCAAATATTTTAGGAGCGTTAAAGTACGGACAATTCAATTTCGCAATTTCATTCGCAACACTATTTTCTGTACTTATTGATTTTGGATTGTCAACATATTCAATTAGAGAAATAGCAAAAAACAAATTTTTTTTAAATAACAATTTAATTACAATCACCCAAATAAAGCTAATCCTGTCAGCGACTGCAGTAATTTTAGGAAGTGGAATTTATTTTATAATCGGATACCCTATAGAACTTTTTGCTTTTGTACTATTAGCATTTACCTGGACCATAATTCAAAATTTTTCTGAATATGTTTTATATATAAGTCAAGGACTTGAAAAAATGCATTTTGTAGCCATTGGAAAAATTTTATACGCGACACTGTTAATTGGATCAATAGCTGCAATAACCACAATAAATTCAACGATTAATTTTATATTTTTATCTTATATTGCTGCGTCTTTAATAACCCTAGTAATTATTGCATATCTTGTGCTAAAAAAAACAAATTTCTCAAATACATTACTTGAATTTAAACAAACATATGAACTAATAAAAGAAAGCTGGCCCTTCGCATTGAGCATATTAGTTAATGCACTATACACATATATAGATATTTCAATACTTGCACTGTTTGTATCATTCGATCTAATCGGCATTTATTCAGTCTCTGTAAAAATACTCCTCTTACTTTATGCATTAGGAGGTATATTAGCAAGCGCATCGTTTCCTGCGATTTCAAGAATTACAAAAACAAGTAAATCCCAAGTCAAAAAATTAATTAATAAAACAATAATAATAAATATAGGAATATCCATATTTGCAATAATTATAAGCCTTTTAATGGATAAAATAATATTCCAAATCATAGGATCTGAATTTTCTCAAAGCTACGTTCCTTTTAGAATTTTATTAATATCACTGCCATTTTTATACACAAGATTAATATTCGGAAATTATTTGAAAGCATCAAATAACCAATTGAAGTATTTCGGAATAATCCTTTTAGGAGCAATCATAAAT